From Actinosynnema mirum DSM 43827, a single genomic window includes:
- a CDS encoding alanine racemase, giving the protein MTPPTPHLRLDREVLRRNADRLRARITALGPVLRPHVKTSKSPRVAEVLLGGAPGPITVSTLREAEVFADAGYDDVLYAVGIAPSKLDRVRALRERGVDLVVLLDSVEQAEAVAGQGVPALLEVDCDGHRGGVPPDSPAVLEIAGVLGGDLLRGVLTHAGESYFRYTPEELALAAEHERATAVRVAEALRAGGFPCPVVSVGSTPTAHAARDLTGVTEVRAGNYAFFDLVMAGVGVCGLADLALSVVVTVIGHRRERGWIMTDGGWMATSRDRGTGVQAVDQAYGVVALEDGGVVPDLLMVGASQEHGVLGMREGSARELPDFPVGTRLRVLPVHACATAAQHGEYHVVGGGRAPEVWARVTGW; this is encoded by the coding sequence ATGACGCCGCCCACCCCGCACCTGCGCCTGGACCGCGAGGTCCTGCGGCGCAACGCCGACCGGTTGCGCGCCAGGATCACCGCGCTGGGACCGGTGCTGCGCCCGCACGTGAAGACCTCGAAGTCCCCCAGGGTCGCGGAGGTGCTGCTCGGCGGCGCGCCCGGCCCGATCACGGTGTCGACGCTGCGCGAGGCCGAGGTGTTCGCCGACGCCGGGTACGACGACGTCCTGTACGCGGTGGGCATCGCACCGTCCAAGCTGGACCGGGTGCGCGCGCTGCGCGAGCGCGGCGTGGACCTGGTGGTGCTGCTGGACAGCGTCGAGCAGGCGGAGGCCGTTGCGGGGCAAGGGGTTCCGGCGCTGCTGGAGGTGGACTGCGACGGGCACCGGGGCGGGGTGCCGCCGGACTCCCCCGCGGTGCTGGAGATCGCGGGCGTGCTGGGCGGGGACCTGCTGCGCGGGGTGCTGACCCACGCGGGCGAGTCGTACTTCCGGTACACCCCCGAGGAGCTGGCGCTGGCCGCCGAGCACGAGCGCGCCACCGCCGTGCGGGTCGCGGAGGCCTTGCGCGCAGGCGGCTTCCCCTGCCCGGTGGTGAGCGTCGGCTCGACCCCGACGGCGCACGCCGCGCGCGACCTGACCGGCGTGACGGAGGTCCGCGCGGGCAACTACGCGTTCTTCGACCTGGTCATGGCGGGCGTCGGCGTGTGCGGGCTGGCGGACCTGGCGCTGTCCGTGGTGGTCACCGTGATCGGGCACCGGCGGGAGCGCGGCTGGATCATGACCGACGGCGGCTGGATGGCGACCTCCCGCGACCGGGGCACCGGGGTGCAGGCGGTGGACCAGGCGTACGGCGTGGTGGCGCTGGAGGACGGCGGCGTGGTGCCGGACCTGCTGATGGTGGGCGCCTCCCAGGAGCACGGGGTGCTGGGGATGCGCGAGGGCAGCGCCCGCGAGCTGCCGGACTTCCCGGTGGGCACGAGGTTGCGCGTGCTGCCCGTGCACGCCTGCGCGACGGCGGCCCAGCACGGCGAGTACCACGTGGTCGGCGGCGGGCGGGCGCCCGAGGTGTGGGCGCGGGTGACCGGGTGGTGA
- a CDS encoding RICIN domain-containing protein: protein MKARAALAAIVVASAALSPVGAAQAQAQQADVTVRPDPTYRQEPFQGWGTSLVWFANATGQYPNSVRNELADLLFSAQGLNLNIARYNIGGGNAPDVPPYLRAGGAVPGWWKAPEGTTRTDTDWWEPNNPELFDAEADPGQRWWVDKIKSKVDRWEAFSNSPPWFQTVSGYVSGGFDANADQLRTDKIDEFTAYLAQVVEEMEDAHGIEFDTVDPFNEPNTNYWSTRLGADGNPTGGRQEGAHMGPALQAKVIPSMVQALRDKGLSAAVSAPDETNPGTFAADWAGYPASVREQVGQLNVHTYGTGQRTSARDIAKGADKPLWMSEVDGSWGSGQSFTSMDPGIGIAERVVDDLRELEPRSWVLWQAIEDYDNMKPGGESPQGANWGVVQVPFSCATSDCEVRTNTKFNTLRNFTHHIKPGDRMIGVNTTTDVVAMRGESLKTVVHVNKAEQARTVALDLRSFKRISDNAAVRPVVTDASGALVEGAEVAVRDGVATLTVPARSVTTFRVSGVSGAIGAEALGAEDAYRLTGVQSGKSLAPSGNSLVQRNSAEVADQYWRLERLDNGFGNRVRFAVVNAGTGQRLAAVNGEAVLRSADGPEARWITSSTGDGTWTLVNAATGAMLDVVGQSTADGAKVGLYTPTSGPNQRWTATPR, encoded by the coding sequence GTGAAGGCGCGTGCGGCGCTCGCCGCGATCGTGGTCGCCTCGGCGGCCCTCTCCCCGGTCGGCGCGGCGCAGGCGCAGGCCCAGCAGGCGGACGTGACCGTGCGCCCCGACCCGACCTACCGGCAGGAGCCGTTCCAGGGCTGGGGCACGAGCCTGGTGTGGTTCGCCAACGCCACCGGGCAGTACCCGAACTCCGTCCGGAACGAGCTCGCCGACCTGCTGTTCTCCGCGCAGGGCCTGAACCTGAACATCGCCCGCTACAACATCGGCGGCGGGAACGCGCCCGACGTGCCGCCGTACCTGCGCGCGGGTGGCGCGGTGCCCGGCTGGTGGAAGGCGCCCGAGGGCACCACGCGCACCGACACCGACTGGTGGGAGCCCAACAACCCCGAGCTGTTCGACGCCGAGGCCGACCCCGGTCAGCGCTGGTGGGTCGACAAGATCAAGTCGAAGGTCGACCGCTGGGAGGCGTTCAGCAACTCCCCGCCGTGGTTCCAGACCGTCTCCGGCTACGTCTCGGGCGGCTTCGACGCGAACGCCGACCAGCTGCGCACCGACAAGATCGACGAGTTCACCGCCTACCTCGCGCAGGTCGTCGAGGAGATGGAGGACGCGCACGGCATCGAGTTCGACACCGTCGACCCGTTCAACGAGCCCAACACCAACTACTGGAGCACCCGCCTCGGCGCGGACGGCAACCCCACCGGCGGCAGGCAGGAGGGCGCGCACATGGGCCCCGCCCTGCAGGCCAAGGTGATCCCGTCGATGGTGCAGGCGTTGCGGGACAAGGGCTTGAGCGCCGCCGTGTCCGCGCCGGACGAGACCAACCCCGGCACGTTCGCCGCCGACTGGGCGGGCTACCCGGCGTCGGTGCGCGAGCAGGTCGGCCAGCTGAACGTGCACACCTACGGCACCGGCCAGCGCACCTCGGCCCGCGACATCGCCAAGGGCGCGGACAAGCCGCTGTGGATGAGCGAGGTCGACGGCTCGTGGGGCTCGGGCCAGAGCTTCACCAGCATGGACCCCGGCATCGGCATCGCCGAGCGGGTCGTGGACGACCTGCGCGAGCTGGAGCCCCGGTCCTGGGTGCTGTGGCAGGCGATCGAGGACTACGACAACATGAAGCCGGGCGGGGAGTCGCCGCAGGGCGCGAACTGGGGCGTCGTGCAGGTCCCGTTCTCCTGCGCCACCTCGGACTGCGAGGTCCGCACCAACACGAAGTTCAACACCCTGCGGAACTTCACCCACCACATCAAGCCGGGTGACCGGATGATCGGCGTGAACACCACGACCGACGTGGTGGCGATGCGCGGCGAGTCGCTCAAGACCGTGGTGCACGTGAACAAGGCCGAGCAGGCCAGGACCGTGGCGCTGGACCTGCGCTCGTTCAAGCGGATCTCGGACAACGCCGCGGTGCGGCCGGTCGTCACGGACGCGTCGGGCGCGCTGGTCGAGGGAGCCGAGGTCGCGGTGCGCGACGGCGTGGCGACGCTGACCGTGCCCGCCCGCTCGGTCACCACGTTCCGGGTGTCCGGGGTCTCCGGCGCGATCGGCGCGGAGGCGCTGGGCGCGGAGGACGCGTACCGGCTGACCGGCGTGCAGAGCGGGAAGTCCTTGGCCCCCAGCGGGAACTCGCTGGTGCAGCGGAACTCGGCCGAGGTCGCCGACCAGTACTGGAGGCTGGAGCGGCTGGACAACGGGTTCGGCAACCGGGTCCGGTTCGCCGTGGTCAACGCCGGGACCGGGCAGCGGCTCGCGGCGGTGAACGGCGAGGCGGTGCTCCGCTCGGCGGACGGGCCGGAAGCGCGGTGGATCACGTCGTCGACCGGTGACGGCACGTGGACGCTGGTGAACGCGGCCACGGGCGCGATGCTGGACGTGGTGGGCCAGTCCACGGCGGACGGGGCGAAGGTCGGGCTGTACACGCCGACGTCCGGCCCGAACCAGCGGTGGACGGCGACGCCGCGCTAG
- a CDS encoding DUF3152 domain-containing protein — MKVTPALLACLATAVVFTAAGVVTPPEEPPTGPVAEAEPQEPAAPAAAPADVPADPAEPERMAAEPMAADSDPEPQRVYERSSDLPDGGPFPERGNGTWHVVPGTFAQAGSGAALSYTVEVEDGVQVDEHAFAGFVQQTLADPRGWISAGFALRRVDSGVPDFRVRLTSQATARDRCGFQIPVDVSCRDGGAVDLSAARWARGAVAYLGDLDGYRRYVVNHEVGHALGQGHVPCAEHGAPAPVMMQQTFSTSNDEINLITAGSAQGGVVPNDGKVCAPNPWPFPG, encoded by the coding sequence ATGAAGGTCACCCCGGCGCTCCTGGCGTGCCTGGCCACGGCGGTCGTGTTCACGGCCGCAGGTGTGGTCACCCCGCCCGAGGAGCCGCCCACCGGGCCGGTCGCGGAAGCCGAACCGCAGGAACCGGCCGCGCCCGCCGCAGCACCCGCCGACGTGCCCGCCGATCCCGCCGAACCGGAGCGGATGGCGGCCGAACCCATGGCGGCGGACTCGGACCCCGAGCCGCAACGCGTCTACGAGCGCTCGTCCGACCTGCCCGACGGCGGCCCGTTCCCCGAGCGGGGCAACGGGACCTGGCACGTGGTGCCCGGCACCTTCGCCCAGGCGGGCAGCGGCGCGGCGCTCAGCTACACCGTCGAGGTCGAGGACGGCGTGCAGGTCGACGAGCACGCGTTCGCCGGGTTCGTGCAGCAGACACTCGCCGACCCGCGCGGCTGGATCTCAGCCGGGTTCGCGCTGCGCCGCGTCGACTCCGGCGTCCCGGACTTCCGCGTCCGCCTCACCTCCCAGGCCACCGCCCGCGACCGCTGCGGCTTCCAGATCCCGGTGGACGTGTCCTGCCGCGACGGCGGCGCGGTCGACCTGAGCGCCGCACGCTGGGCCAGGGGGGCGGTCGCCTACCTCGGCGACCTGGACGGGTACCGGCGGTACGTGGTCAACCACGAGGTCGGGCACGCCCTCGGCCAGGGGCACGTGCCCTGCGCCGAGCACGGCGCGCCCGCGCCGGTGATGATGCAGCAGACGTTCAGCACGTCCAACGACGAGATCAACCTGATCACCGCGGGCTCCGCGCAGGGCGGGGTCGTGCCCAACGACGGCAAGGTGTGCGCGCCCAACCCCTGGCCGTTCCCCGGCTGA
- a CDS encoding ornithine cyclodeaminase family protein yields MVNAVRVLPEERSAELATPELAFGAARAALLAAAGGDATTFPVVVGHAHERANRFTVKSASTPEVAGVKVGTYWPGNADVPRHNSTILLLDGGTGRLAAVVEAGAANALRTAAADAVAVDALSREDSRTLAIFGAGHQALHECVAVARVRRLERIAVVARGGGEEFVSALRARGLPAELDTPESACASDVVVTATTARAPLFDARWLRPGAHVSSMGSDARGKQELPPELLATATLFCDLPEQSREIGEFQHAPADARVTALGHVLSGAAPGRRSPEEITAFDSSGLAVQDLHLALALLAADRGSG; encoded by the coding sequence GTGGTGAACGCGGTGCGGGTGCTGCCGGAGGAGCGGAGCGCCGAGCTGGCGACCCCGGAGCTGGCGTTCGGGGCCGCGCGGGCGGCGCTGCTGGCGGCGGCGGGCGGGGACGCCACGACGTTCCCGGTGGTCGTCGGCCACGCGCACGAGCGGGCGAACCGGTTCACGGTGAAGTCCGCCTCCACCCCGGAGGTGGCGGGGGTGAAGGTCGGCACGTACTGGCCGGGCAACGCGGACGTGCCCAGGCACAACTCGACGATCCTGCTGCTGGACGGCGGGACCGGCCGGTTGGCCGCCGTGGTGGAGGCGGGCGCGGCGAACGCCCTGCGCACGGCGGCGGCGGACGCGGTGGCCGTGGACGCGTTGTCCCGCGAGGACTCCCGCACGCTGGCGATCTTCGGCGCGGGCCACCAGGCGCTGCACGAGTGCGTGGCGGTGGCGCGGGTTCGGCGGCTGGAGCGGATCGCGGTGGTGGCGCGCGGCGGAGGCGAGGAGTTCGTGTCGGCGCTGCGCGCGAGGGGCCTGCCCGCCGAGCTGGACACCCCGGAGTCGGCGTGCGCCAGCGACGTCGTGGTCACGGCGACCACGGCGCGCGCCCCGCTGTTCGACGCGCGCTGGCTGCGCCCCGGCGCGCACGTGTCCAGCATGGGCTCGGACGCGCGGGGCAAGCAGGAACTCCCGCCCGAGCTGCTGGCGACCGCGACCCTGTTCTGCGACCTGCCCGAGCAGTCCAGGGAGATCGGCGAGTTCCAGCACGCCCCCGCCGACGCGCGGGTGACCGCGCTGGGCCACGTCCTGTCGGGCGCGGCGCCGGGCAGGCGGTCGCCGGAGGAGATCACCGCGTTCGACAGCTCCGGCCTGGCCGTGCAGGACCTGCACCTGGCGCTGGCGCTGCTGGCGGCGGACCGGGGCTCGGGGTGA
- a CDS encoding TerB N-terminal domain-containing protein, translated as MGLADRLRRALGLPDPEHPEHDPEPARTPGGPTGSPHPDEWASAEPRPEDPQPEDPWPVDPRPEDLRPVEPRPVDPEHFASATGTFEPADTAAFLPLDEPADEPADEDPPADEPPPADRVRPFVPAVVPEPAAEAPRPPEDPQPPEDPAEPPFWLPEGVAVHFAGHTLEGGLLYLGRAGAPGTGHVIDPTLPVDPSAEPADRDPDPAYHAMSPRDRAAHLRWLATGRRDRAVPVGHVFLFLAGLEHRVVADRARADLPAVRAELRDLRARYGRHRPFHGAATALLDLVDVLLDDRPLPDPARWDRPEPPLALRVALGELAAAGQPVPAEWAHAWALLHPALDAPRARARFRELFTARYRERHGEGLLINPAAPPLTVRYHPTAEGVPPAEVPTDLPDVLTTPAPTRALAELLDTCADELQAHDGLLSDDPAAEGTAPALALLPRCVVTGEEPALDPFRALVDRVLPDGAALGVFELADLVALWPGGFDGAGAIGAARLLGHLGVGLEPDARTGLEEPRATGPAALFRVADAEDLPHAATPEHRAASTLLRLAASGEGLSEPERVDLTAHLGTALRLTDGEVARLNAHAVLLLTPGAPPAPQRLSGLTLGQRLHIADLASGAARVDTAPPGVDQVFRRMRAALDPNDPTPELPPAPEPEPEPEPAPEPEPVQVLEAAPEPRAVPELEAPQEPDAKPEPEVITTAVPATAEVPALLELATIDLTPAPEPPALPAAPTPPADDSPVPTDSPVPDPRPAPAPAPADPTTSHLLATLAEDDPTTPSPRRAVLPVDLVPGLDAGHSALLRELAARPLWPRAEFDRRCAALHLLPIGALDALNEAAVAACGEPVAEPGEHGLLVNDTALGELLA; from the coding sequence ATGGGGTTGGCAGATCGGTTACGGCGCGCGCTCGGGTTACCCGACCCGGAACACCCCGAGCACGACCCGGAACCGGCGCGGACCCCCGGCGGGCCGACCGGTTCCCCCCACCCCGACGAGTGGGCGTCCGCCGAACCCCGGCCCGAAGACCCGCAGCCGGAGGATCCGTGGCCCGTCGACCCGCGGCCCGAGGACCTGCGGCCCGTCGAACCACGGCCCGTCGACCCGGAGCACTTCGCGTCGGCCACCGGCACCTTCGAGCCCGCCGACACCGCCGCCTTCCTCCCGCTCGACGAACCGGCCGACGAACCGGCCGACGAGGACCCGCCCGCCGACGAACCCCCGCCCGCCGACCGCGTGCGCCCGTTCGTCCCCGCCGTCGTCCCCGAGCCCGCCGCCGAGGCCCCGCGGCCACCCGAGGACCCCCAGCCACCCGAGGACCCGGCCGAACCCCCGTTCTGGCTCCCCGAGGGCGTCGCCGTCCACTTCGCAGGCCACACCCTCGAAGGCGGCCTGCTCTACCTCGGCCGCGCGGGCGCCCCCGGAACCGGCCACGTCATCGACCCCACCCTCCCGGTCGACCCGTCCGCCGAGCCCGCCGACCGCGACCCGGACCCCGCCTACCACGCGATGAGCCCCCGCGACCGGGCCGCGCACCTGCGCTGGCTCGCGACCGGCCGCCGCGACCGCGCCGTCCCCGTCGGCCACGTCTTCCTGTTCCTGGCCGGCCTGGAGCACCGCGTCGTCGCCGACCGGGCCCGCGCCGACCTGCCCGCCGTGCGCGCCGAGCTGCGCGACCTGCGCGCCCGCTACGGCCGCCACCGCCCGTTCCACGGCGCCGCGACGGCCCTGCTCGACCTCGTCGACGTCCTGCTCGACGACCGCCCCCTTCCCGACCCGGCCCGCTGGGACCGCCCCGAGCCGCCGCTCGCGCTCCGCGTCGCGCTGGGCGAGCTGGCCGCCGCCGGTCAACCGGTCCCGGCCGAGTGGGCGCACGCCTGGGCCCTGCTGCACCCGGCCCTGGACGCCCCGCGCGCCCGCGCCCGGTTCCGCGAGCTGTTCACCGCCCGCTACCGCGAGCGCCACGGCGAGGGCCTGCTGATCAACCCGGCCGCGCCCCCGCTGACCGTCCGCTACCACCCCACCGCCGAGGGCGTCCCACCCGCCGAGGTGCCCACCGACCTGCCCGACGTGCTCACCACCCCCGCGCCGACCAGGGCGCTGGCCGAGCTGCTCGACACCTGCGCCGACGAGCTCCAGGCCCACGACGGCCTGCTCTCGGACGACCCGGCCGCCGAGGGCACCGCGCCCGCGCTGGCCCTGCTGCCCCGCTGCGTGGTGACCGGCGAGGAACCCGCGCTGGACCCGTTCCGCGCGCTGGTGGACCGCGTGCTGCCGGACGGCGCGGCGCTCGGGGTGTTCGAGCTGGCGGACCTGGTGGCGCTGTGGCCGGGCGGGTTCGACGGCGCGGGCGCGATCGGCGCGGCCAGGCTCCTGGGCCACCTCGGCGTCGGCCTCGAACCGGACGCCCGCACGGGCTTGGAGGAACCGCGCGCGACCGGCCCGGCGGCCCTGTTCCGGGTGGCCGACGCGGAGGACCTGCCGCACGCCGCGACCCCCGAGCACCGGGCCGCGTCCACCCTGCTGCGGCTGGCCGCGTCGGGGGAGGGGCTGTCCGAGCCGGAGCGCGTCGACCTGACCGCGCATCTGGGGACCGCGCTGCGCCTCACCGACGGCGAGGTCGCCAGGCTGAACGCCCACGCGGTCCTGCTCCTCACCCCCGGCGCGCCACCCGCGCCGCAACGCCTCAGCGGGCTCACCCTGGGGCAGCGCCTGCACATCGCCGACCTGGCGTCGGGCGCGGCCCGCGTCGACACCGCGCCACCGGGCGTGGACCAGGTCTTCCGCCGGATGCGCGCCGCGCTGGACCCGAACGACCCGACCCCGGAACTCCCGCCCGCGCCGGAACCCGAGCCGGAACCGGAACCCGCGCCGGAACCCGAGCCGGTGCAGGTCCTCGAAGCCGCCCCGGAACCGCGGGCCGTCCCCGAGCTCGAAGCGCCGCAGGAACCCGACGCGAAGCCGGAACCCGAGGTCATCACGACCGCCGTCCCCGCCACCGCCGAGGTCCCGGCCCTGCTCGAACTCGCCACCATCGACCTGACGCCCGCCCCGGAACCACCCGCCCTGCCCGCAGCGCCCACCCCGCCCGCCGACGACTCCCCGGTCCCCACCGACTCCCCGGTCCCCGACCCCCGCCCCGCACCCGCACCCGCACCCGCCGACCCCACCACCTCCCACCTCCTCGCCACCCTGGCCGAGGACGACCCCACCACCCCGTCCCCGCGCCGCGCCGTCCTGCCCGTCGACCTCGTCCCCGGCCTCGACGCGGGCCACTCCGCGCTCCTGCGCGAGCTCGCCGCCCGCCCGCTCTGGCCGCGCGCCGAGTTCGACCGCCGCTGCGCCGCCCTGCACCTGCTCCCGATCGGCGCGCTCGACGCCCTCAACGAGGCCGCCGTCGCCGCCTGCGGCGAACCGGTCGCCGAACCCGGCGAGCACGGCCTGCTGGTCAACGACACCGCACTGGGGGAGCTCCTCGCATGA
- a CDS encoding pectate lyase, with protein sequence MGALLLAAVTVAAGAGSASAAGSTFPSPNGSQGVGAKIKVSGSYDGGLKRFYGTGDLGNGGQDEGQSPLFELANGATLSNVVLGSPAADGVHCLGACTLNNVWWEDVGEDAATLKGSSSSQKMTVNGGGARKASDKVFQHNGPGTIHIKNFQVDDFGKLYRSCGNCGTQYKRNVILENVTAYSPGKVLAGINTNYGDTAKYTNVTIVGDSSKKIVVCEKYKGVTSGEPSKIGSGPDSTNCLYSSSNITYR encoded by the coding sequence ATGGGCGCGCTGCTGCTGGCCGCGGTGACGGTCGCGGCGGGCGCGGGGAGCGCGTCGGCCGCCGGGAGCACGTTCCCGTCGCCGAACGGCTCGCAGGGGGTCGGGGCGAAGATCAAGGTGTCCGGGTCGTACGACGGTGGCCTCAAGCGGTTCTACGGCACCGGCGACCTGGGCAACGGTGGTCAGGACGAGGGGCAGTCGCCGCTCTTCGAGCTGGCCAACGGGGCCACGCTGTCCAACGTCGTGCTCGGCTCGCCCGCCGCCGACGGCGTGCACTGCCTGGGCGCCTGCACGCTGAACAACGTGTGGTGGGAGGACGTCGGCGAGGACGCCGCGACGCTCAAGGGCTCCTCCTCGTCGCAGAAGATGACCGTGAACGGCGGCGGGGCGCGGAAGGCGTCGGACAAGGTGTTCCAGCACAACGGGCCGGGCACGATCCACATCAAGAACTTCCAGGTCGACGATTTCGGGAAGCTCTACCGCTCGTGCGGCAACTGCGGCACGCAGTACAAGCGGAATGTGATCCTGGAGAACGTGACCGCGTACTCGCCGGGCAAGGTCCTCGCCGGGATCAACACGAACTACGGCGACACCGCGAAGTACACGAACGTCACGATCGTCGGCGACAGCAGCAAGAAGATCGTGGTGTGCGAGAAGTACAAGGGCGTCACGAGCGGCGAGCCGAGCAAGATCGGCAGCGGTCCGGACAGCACGAACTGCCTGTACTCCTCGTCGAACATCACCTACCGGTAG
- a CDS encoding helix-turn-helix transcriptional regulator, with the protein MPAKPDPSADAILGALKAVLPGLAATFGRSCEVVLHDYRVPERSVVAVAGEVTGRHVGGAMSEIGLSVLARGDEAEPILGQLTRTPSGRLVKSSTLPLRDARGRVFGALCVNLDATALQQVGDLLSDLLGGTAQPTPTTFTDDVEQVLDAVIRAETPGDPAALPRADRLPLIAALDRRGVFRLRGAAPRVAARLGVSRASLYADLAECRRNPDHRTEPTA; encoded by the coding sequence ATGCCCGCGAAACCCGATCCGAGCGCCGACGCGATCCTGGGCGCGCTGAAGGCGGTGCTGCCCGGACTGGCCGCCACGTTCGGCCGGTCCTGCGAGGTGGTGCTGCACGACTACCGCGTCCCGGAGCGCTCGGTGGTGGCCGTGGCGGGCGAGGTCACGGGCCGCCACGTGGGCGGCGCGATGAGCGAGATCGGCCTGTCCGTGCTGGCGCGCGGCGACGAGGCCGAGCCGATCCTGGGCCAGCTCACCCGCACCCCGTCCGGCCGCCTGGTGAAGTCGTCCACGCTGCCGCTGCGCGACGCGCGCGGCCGGGTGTTCGGCGCGCTGTGCGTGAACCTGGACGCCACCGCGCTCCAGCAGGTCGGCGACCTGCTCAGCGACCTGCTCGGCGGGACCGCGCAGCCCACGCCCACGACGTTCACCGACGACGTCGAGCAGGTGCTGGACGCGGTGATCCGCGCGGAGACCCCCGGTGACCCGGCCGCGCTGCCGAGGGCCGACCGGTTGCCGCTGATCGCGGCGCTGGACCGCAGGGGCGTGTTCCGGCTGCGCGGCGCGGCCCCGAGGGTCGCCGCGCGGCTGGGCGTGTCCCGCGCCTCGCTCTACGCGGACCTCGCCGAGTGCCGCAGGAACCCCGACCACCGGACGGAGCCCACCGCATGA
- a CDS encoding BREX system ATP-binding domain-containing protein, whose translation MTAASPRERAAVLRSLRAKTAPLLGIGHIRVGRDREVRALERDLDRVVDGGSTARFVIGEPGSGTTFFLNLVRGLALDRRMVVLRADLTADRSPLATTEGARSLYTELARSAATPARQDGGALAAVVERFASTAVTVARERGRDPERVIRERAARLEELPGGGGFAEAVAAYWRGHHTGDGLLAVDALRWLRGECPPARARAALGLRATLDDVPLTDRVKLLARFTTMAGYRGLLVCLDELDTLAAAPDRAAEHEGVRRIVEDSLGGGSPHLAHLFAGTPSALTDPRYGLHTCEALRTALPAAGDDLFGPVVRLRALEGEEFTRLLVAVRDVHAGGGRGALPDEALREFARHCADQLGADCAGRSRAVLRAFLDLLSAAEDEPGDWAPLVRAVRVDAEQPAPRAVA comes from the coding sequence ATGACCGCCGCCAGCCCTCGCGAGCGCGCCGCCGTCCTGCGGTCGCTGCGGGCGAAGACCGCGCCGCTGCTGGGGATCGGGCACATCAGGGTCGGCAGGGACCGCGAGGTGCGCGCGCTGGAGCGCGACCTGGACCGCGTCGTCGACGGCGGCTCCACCGCCAGGTTCGTGATCGGCGAACCGGGGTCCGGCACCACGTTCTTCCTGAACCTGGTGCGCGGCCTGGCGCTCGACCGCCGCATGGTCGTGCTGCGCGCCGACCTCACCGCCGACCGCTCCCCGCTCGCCACCACCGAGGGCGCCCGCTCGCTGTACACCGAGCTGGCCCGCTCCGCCGCCACCCCGGCCCGCCAGGACGGCGGCGCGCTGGCGGCCGTCGTGGAGCGCTTCGCGTCCACCGCCGTCACGGTCGCGCGCGAGCGCGGTCGCGACCCGGAGCGGGTGATCCGCGAGCGCGCCGCCCGGTTGGAGGAGCTGCCCGGTGGCGGCGGGTTCGCCGAGGCCGTCGCCGCCTACTGGCGCGGCCACCACACCGGTGACGGGCTGCTCGCGGTGGACGCGCTGCGCTGGTTGCGCGGCGAGTGCCCGCCCGCCCGCGCCCGCGCCGCGCTCGGCCTGCGCGCCACCCTGGACGACGTGCCGCTGACCGACCGGGTCAAGCTGCTGGCCAGGTTCACCACGATGGCGGGCTACCGGGGTCTGCTGGTGTGCCTGGACGAGCTGGACACCCTGGCCGCCGCCCCGGACCGGGCCGCCGAGCACGAGGGGGTGCGGCGGATCGTGGAGGACAGCCTCGGCGGCGGCAGCCCGCACCTGGCGCACCTGTTCGCCGGGACCCCCAGCGCGCTCACCGATCCCCGCTACGGGCTGCACACCTGCGAGGCGCTGCGCACCGCGCTGCCCGCGGCGGGCGACGACCTGTTCGGCCCGGTGGTGCGGTTGCGCGCGCTGGAGGGCGAGGAGTTCACCCGGCTGCTGGTGGCGGTGCGGGACGTGCACGCGGGCGGTGGGCGGGGCGCGCTGCCGGACGAGGCGCTGCGCGAGTTCGCCAGGCACTGCGCGGACCAGCTCGGCGCGGACTGCGCGGGCAGGTCGCGCGCGGTGCTGCGGGCGTTCCTGGACCTGCTGTCGGCGGCCGAGGACGAGCCGGGCGACTGGGCGCCCCTGGTGCGGGCGGTCCGGGTGGACGCCGAGCAGCCCGCCCCGCGCGCGGTGGCGTGA